From the genome of Bradyrhizobium elkanii USDA 76, one region includes:
- a CDS encoding uroporphyrinogen-III synthase, translating to MAERLNGYRILILETREEAQFSRLLAEQGADVLQCPMFTIHDAPDAAPIEAWIRRAIERPLDDLVLMTGEGLRRLMKVVRRIGVEREFVDGLAKARKFARGPKPGRALREIGLEPQMTTEKPTSEGVAEMLSKLDLAGHRLGLQLYPDKDHATLIGAIKAQGAEVDTVLPYVYDAQAADANIVTAIEEMAQGRIDAIALTNLGQVRRLIEVARARGCEDRLRQGFERTPIASVGPAVSDELKSHGLRTDIYPAEDAFFMRPLISAMAAALSKNPPRATARS from the coding sequence ATGGCTGAACGGCTGAACGGCTACCGCATCCTGATCCTCGAGACGCGCGAGGAGGCGCAGTTTTCCCGCCTGCTCGCCGAGCAGGGGGCCGACGTGCTGCAATGCCCAATGTTCACCATCCACGATGCGCCTGATGCGGCGCCGATCGAGGCCTGGATTCGCCGCGCTATCGAACGGCCGCTCGACGATCTCGTGCTGATGACCGGCGAAGGCCTGCGCCGGCTGATGAAGGTCGTGCGCCGGATCGGCGTCGAGCGGGAGTTCGTCGATGGCCTCGCCAAGGCGCGCAAATTCGCCCGCGGCCCCAAGCCCGGCCGGGCGCTGCGCGAGATCGGCCTGGAGCCGCAAATGACGACCGAGAAGCCGACGTCGGAAGGCGTCGCGGAGATGCTGTCGAAGCTCGACCTCGCCGGCCATCGGCTCGGCCTGCAGCTCTATCCGGACAAGGATCACGCCACCCTGATCGGCGCGATCAAGGCACAGGGCGCCGAGGTCGATACGGTGCTGCCCTATGTCTATGATGCGCAGGCCGCCGACGCCAACATCGTCACCGCGATCGAGGAGATGGCGCAGGGCCGCATCGACGCGATCGCGCTGACCAATCTCGGCCAGGTCCGTCGGCTCATCGAGGTGGCACGGGCGCGCGGTTGCGAGGACAGGTTACGCCAGGGGTTCGAGCGTACGCCGATCGCTTCCGTCGGACCGGCGGTATCGGACGAGCTCAAATCCCACGGCCTGCGCACCGACATCTACCCGGCCGAAGACGCCTTCTTCATGCGGCCGCTGATATCGGCGATGGCGGCGGCGCTTTCAAAAAATCCACCGCGCGCGACGGCGCGAAGCTAA
- the purU gene encoding formyltetrahydrofolate deformylase gives MPDHQFVLTLSCPDRPGIVSAVSTFLAHNGQNILDAQQFDDVETGKFFMRVVFTAADLAVELAALQTGFAAIAERFGMEWQMRDRASRRRVMLLVSKSDHCLVDILYRWRTGELEMIPTAVVSNHPRETYGSLDFGDIPFHHLPVTKETKRQQEDAVWKLAQDTKTDLVVLARYMQILSDEMSARLSGRCINIHHSFLPGFKGARPYHQAHERGVKLIGATAHYVTSDLDEGPIIDQDVERISHRDTPEDLVRKGRDIERRVLARAIRYHLADRVILNGRKTVVFVD, from the coding sequence ATGCCCGACCATCAATTCGTTTTGACCCTGTCCTGTCCGGATCGTCCGGGGATCGTCTCGGCGGTCTCGACGTTTCTTGCCCATAACGGCCAGAACATCCTGGACGCCCAGCAGTTCGATGACGTCGAAACCGGCAAGTTCTTCATGCGCGTGGTGTTCACCGCGGCCGACCTAGCGGTCGAGCTCGCGGCGCTGCAGACCGGCTTTGCCGCGATCGCCGAACGGTTCGGCATGGAATGGCAGATGCGCGATCGCGCCAGCCGCCGCCGGGTGATGCTATTGGTGTCGAAGTCCGATCACTGCCTGGTCGACATCCTCTACCGCTGGCGCACCGGCGAGCTCGAAATGATCCCGACCGCTGTTGTCTCCAACCATCCGCGCGAGACCTACGGCTCGCTCGATTTCGGCGATATCCCGTTCCATCATCTGCCGGTGACGAAAGAGACCAAGCGGCAGCAGGAAGACGCGGTATGGAAACTGGCCCAGGACACCAAGACCGATCTCGTGGTGCTGGCCCGCTACATGCAGATCCTGTCGGACGAGATGTCGGCACGGCTGTCGGGCCGCTGCATCAACATCCATCATTCCTTCCTGCCGGGCTTCAAGGGCGCCAGGCCCTACCATCAGGCGCATGAGCGCGGCGTCAAGCTGATCGGCGCCACGGCGCATTACGTCACCAGCGATCTCGACGAGGGGCCGATCATCGACCAGGACGTCGAGCGTATCAGCCATCGCGACACGCCTGAGGATCTCGTGCGCAAGGGGCGCGACATCGAGCGCCGGGTGCTGGCGCGCGCGATCCGCTACCATCTCGCCGATCGCGTCATCCTCAACGGACGCAAGACCGTGGTGTTCGTGGACTGA